The Pseudomonas sp. LFM046 region GGCGATTTACCACGAAGACCCGCGTCGCTCCTGGTGCTGCGGCAGAGAGCAGGGGCCTTTGATGCCCATCCAGAAGTCGTGGAAGTCAGGCGTTTTTACGTGGATGCCTCGGCTTCAAACCCCGATCGAAATGAACGGTACGGTGTTGAAAAGGGCGCCCAAGCTGTGTGCTGCGCGGACACCGGAAGCCAATCCGGCGGGAGATTCTGTCGCGATTTTCAGCTAGCGCCACGAGCCCGCAAGACCTAAGCAGCTGTGGCTGACCGAAGATTAATCTACTGACTCTTTTCAGGATCCTGGCGACAGGTTATTGAAGGCCATCAGACGTTCCAGATTTCGCCTTCATGGGGGGATCAATATAAAAGTGCGTAGCGCTGTCGATAATGCGACGGGTAGCTGAAGGCCTATTTCAGCATATGTTTGTTCGTCGCCAGCATGTGCTGATTGCGTTGCTTCTTATGCGCCTTCGTGCTGAATGCTTGGCGCAAACGGCAGATGATTCTCTCGGGGTTCGAATATAGTTGCTCTCACCATAGTTTCTAAAAGGCATGAAGTCATGGGCGATAATGAATCTAACAAGAGTCGGTCGCTGCGCAGCGCGCGCTGGTTCCGAAAGGACGACCTGCCCGGCTTCGTTCACCGCTCGACCCTGGCGGCATCTGGGTGGAGCCGCGAGGACCTGATGGAGCGTCCCGTCATTGGGATCCTGAACACCTGGTCCGACATCAATCCATGCAATCTCAATCTTCGCGCCCTGGCGGAAGAGGTGAGGGTGGGGATTCTCGAAGCGGGTGGTATCCCGTTCGAGGCGCCGCTGATGTCGCTGAGCGAGAACATCATCAAGCCGACCTCCTTCCCATTCCGCAACCTGCTGTCGATGGAGGCCGAAGAGTCCATTCGTGCCTATCCATTCGATGCGGTAGTGCTGCTTGGCGGTTGTGACAAGACCCAGCCGGCGTTGTTGATGGGTGCCGCGAGTGCCGGAGTACCGTGCATCTTCCTCGCCAGCGGCCCGGCGACGCCGCGTTCGTCTACCGGTGGGGACCTGGCGAACGCCACCGGCGTCTGGCGCCTGGTGGACAAGCTGCGCGCTGGCGAGCTTTCCGAAGGCGATTTCGCGGCGTTCGAACGTACCGTGATGGGAACGGCGGGTCACTGCGCCGAGATGGGCACCGCCTCTTCCATGGCCGCAGTTTGCGAGGCGCTGGGTCTGTCGCTGCCGGGCAGCAGCCTGGTTCCGGCGGTCGACCGGCTGCGCATTCAGTTCGCCCGCGAAGTGGGTCGTCGCAGTGTGCGCATGGCGAATGAAGGCGCGCCGCGTCCGGACGAGATCCTCGACGCGCGCGCCTTCGACAACGCCATCACTCTCCTCTGCGCAGTGGGTGGTTCGACCAACGTCATCATTCACCTGCTGGCGCTGGCCGGACGCGTTGGCGTGCCGCTGACCCTGGAACGTTTCGACGAGATCGCCCGCCGTGTGCCGCTGATCGCCAACGTCCAACCTGCCGGCGAGCACCTGACCGAGCGGTTGATGACCGCGGGCGGCGTACCTGCGCTGCTGAAGACCCTCAAACCGTTGCTGCACCTGGATGCGCGGACCGTCGATGGACGCACCATCGGCGAGATCATCGAGACCGTCGAAGTCGTCGATGCGG contains the following coding sequences:
- a CDS encoding dihydroxy-acid dehydratase — encoded protein: MGDNESNKSRSLRSARWFRKDDLPGFVHRSTLAASGWSREDLMERPVIGILNTWSDINPCNLNLRALAEEVRVGILEAGGIPFEAPLMSLSENIIKPTSFPFRNLLSMEAEESIRAYPFDAVVLLGGCDKTQPALLMGAASAGVPCIFLASGPATPRSSTGGDLANATGVWRLVDKLRAGELSEGDFAAFERTVMGTAGHCAEMGTASSMAAVCEALGLSLPGSSLVPAVDRLRIQFAREVGRRSVRMANEGAPRPDEILDARAFDNAITLLCAVGGSTNVIIHLLALAGRVGVPLTLERFDEIARRVPLIANVQPAGEHLTERLMTAGGVPALLKTLKPLLHLDARTVDGRTIGEIIETVEVVDADVIRPLDKPVKPGETLVVVKGNLAPDGAVMKTCAADPKLFRHRGRAVVFEDVQTIADRIDDPALGIDENSVLILRNAGPVGAAMPEWGMLPLPRHLMERGVRDMLRVSDARMSGTAYGAAVLHVSPEAAIGGPLALVRDGDIIELDVSARRLELCVEPEELERRRQAWQPPLSQHVRGYRNLYNQHIEQAHRGCDFDFLRGADEETLPEGLFDGWVGGW